The following proteins are encoded in a genomic region of Vibrio taketomensis:
- a CDS encoding helix-turn-helix domain-containing protein, which produces MLSIKQLSYALAVAKTLHFRKAAELCHVRQSTLSAGISELEKQLGIKIFERDNKKYW; this is translated from the coding sequence ATGTTATCAATAAAGCAATTATCTTATGCGTTGGCAGTGGCGAAAACATTGCACTTTCGAAAAGCGGCAGAGCTTTGTCATGTGCGTCAATCGACGTTAAGTGCGGGCATTAGTGAGCTCGAGAAACAGTTGGGCATTAAGATTTTTGAACGGGATAATAAAAAGTACTGGTGA
- a CDS encoding TetR/AcrR family transcriptional regulator, which yields MAKISAEEKHRKKAEFDAHIYDIFINEGWDAVTYERMAKDFGTRKSSIQRYYGKRLDFGNALQGKILPIILPLLDFSDKEAFIASWLLALDNQTFREVNKLLIENATGSGVGGWQGVNRLLHIMRNTMSNNDADAAITTCLGKTVLFFLAPANQ from the coding sequence ATGGCTAAAATATCGGCAGAAGAAAAGCACCGCAAAAAAGCAGAATTTGATGCTCACATCTATGACATTTTTATTAATGAAGGATGGGATGCCGTCACGTATGAAAGAATGGCCAAAGACTTCGGTACTCGCAAATCAAGTATCCAGCGCTATTATGGAAAACGTCTGGACTTTGGTAACGCATTACAAGGTAAGATCCTACCTATCATCCTTCCGTTGCTCGACTTTTCTGACAAAGAGGCGTTTATCGCCTCTTGGCTACTGGCACTCGACAACCAAACGTTTCGCGAAGTAAACAAACTGCTAATAGAAAATGCGACAGGTTCTGGTGTTGGTGGCTGGCAAGGCGTAAATCGCCTACTGCATATTATGAGAAACACCATGTCAAATAATGATGCGGATGCAGCGATAACAACCTGCCTAGGGAAGACCGTGCTGTTTTTTCTGGCCCCAGCAAACCAATAA
- a CDS encoding HD-GYP domain-containing protein → MTINGVEKYLYISKLRESNSRYFAVVVPQSYIMAGVHEAIFYSIGASLLVLLLLLPFAWLFAAPISKPINQLREQVQWIKLRQYSKVNRVHSRIEEIHQLGLSVIRGRNALQNFEEQQNQFFESMIQLVARAIDEKSAYTAGHCNRVPEIALMLAEAAEKSQCDKLKDFQFNNDEERREFRVAAWLHDCGKIATPEYVVDKGSKLETNYNRIHEVRMRFEVLWRDAQIQYLLSKLDSEVDLDNDLRPQLDKLREEFAFIANANIGGEFMSDQDIERLKQLAEQEWVRYFDCGLGLSPLEETRYHPQPTPAVEKLLADRPDHIVARDQPFADVTQFGINMTVPTHLYNHGEIYNLSVRRGTLSEEERFKINEHMISGIKMLESIPFPPELERVPRYATTHHETLIGTGYPRGLSREDLSIPERILVVADIFEALTASDRPYKKAKPLSEAIDILSKMVENGHIDKDIFELLLTSGVYQRYAKAYLPERLIDIENVDRYLKR, encoded by the coding sequence ATGACCATCAACGGCGTCGAAAAGTATTTGTATATCTCAAAGCTTAGAGAGTCTAACTCACGGTACTTTGCAGTTGTTGTCCCTCAATCTTACATAATGGCGGGTGTGCACGAAGCTATTTTTTATTCCATCGGTGCATCACTACTGGTTTTACTCTTGTTACTGCCATTTGCATGGTTGTTCGCGGCACCCATATCAAAACCTATTAATCAGTTAAGAGAACAAGTTCAGTGGATTAAGTTACGTCAGTACTCAAAAGTAAATCGAGTGCATAGCCGGATTGAAGAAATCCATCAGTTAGGTTTATCGGTCATTCGTGGGCGTAACGCGTTGCAGAATTTTGAAGAGCAGCAGAATCAGTTCTTTGAGTCCATGATTCAATTAGTCGCACGAGCCATCGATGAAAAGTCAGCGTATACCGCAGGGCACTGTAATCGCGTACCAGAAATCGCTTTAATGCTGGCCGAAGCGGCTGAAAAATCGCAATGTGACAAGCTCAAAGATTTTCAATTCAACAATGATGAAGAGCGTCGTGAGTTTCGTGTCGCAGCTTGGCTGCATGATTGTGGCAAGATCGCCACGCCTGAGTATGTCGTCGATAAAGGCAGTAAGCTTGAAACGAACTACAACCGTATTCACGAAGTTCGTATGCGCTTTGAGGTATTGTGGAGAGATGCTCAGATTCAATACTTGTTATCAAAGCTAGATTCAGAGGTTGATCTCGATAACGATTTGCGTCCCCAATTAGACAAGTTGAGAGAAGAGTTTGCATTTATTGCGAACGCAAATATCGGTGGTGAGTTTATGTCTGACCAAGATATTGAACGATTAAAGCAACTAGCTGAGCAAGAATGGGTACGTTATTTTGATTGTGGCTTAGGGTTATCGCCACTTGAAGAAACGCGCTATCACCCACAACCTACACCGGCCGTTGAAAAGCTTTTAGCAGATCGACCAGACCATATCGTTGCAAGAGATCAGCCCTTTGCTGATGTGACGCAGTTTGGGATAAACATGACGGTTCCGACTCATCTATATAATCATGGAGAAATCTATAACCTTTCTGTAAGACGTGGAACCTTGTCGGAAGAAGAGCGCTTTAAGATTAATGAACACATGATCAGTGGTATTAAGATGCTCGAGAGCATTCCATTCCCACCTGAACTGGAGCGAGTGCCTCGGTATGCGACGACTCATCATGAGACACTCATTGGAACCGGCTATCCGCGCGGATTGAGTCGTGAGGATCTGTCAATTCCGGAAAGAATTTTGGTGGTGGCTGATATTTTTGAAGCACTGACAGCCTCAGATCGACCATATAAAAAAGCCAAACCGCTGAGCGAAGCAATCGATATTCTTTCAAAGATGGTTGAAAATGGTCATATTGATAAGGATATTTTTGAGCTGTTGTTAACCAGTGGCGTCTACCAACGATATGCAAAGGCTTATTTACCAGAAAGGCTCATTGATATTGAGAATGTGGATAGATATCTCAAGCGTTAG
- a CDS encoding LysR substrate-binding domain-containing protein, with the protein MTPIGQEVLDKAQNIMAQLDDMTHLDDSFGRPFCFPLSVGMIPTIAPYLLPKLLPLLKRHYPNAKIDIVEEQSHVLVEMVRQAEIDTAVLAIPYPCEGLLTLEFWQEDFYWVALKEDERARQEEVSSQQLQDTHLMLLKDGHCLKDHVLDACRLSEQSDSQEYRATSLNTLIQMVMSGLGTTFIPHMALEQLVSHYSELTAIHLNEPGPHRRIALVFRPNYADVETLEQLATISKQALT; encoded by the coding sequence GTGACGCCGATTGGTCAAGAGGTATTGGACAAAGCCCAAAATATCATGGCACAACTGGATGATATGACGCATTTGGATGACAGCTTTGGCCGACCTTTTTGTTTCCCCCTCTCCGTTGGCATGATACCCACAATTGCTCCTTATCTTCTGCCTAAGTTGCTACCCCTACTCAAACGGCATTACCCAAACGCCAAGATTGATATTGTTGAAGAACAATCGCATGTGTTGGTCGAGATGGTTCGCCAAGCTGAAATTGATACTGCTGTGCTGGCCATTCCATATCCATGTGAAGGACTACTTACGCTTGAATTCTGGCAAGAGGACTTTTATTGGGTGGCGCTAAAAGAAGATGAACGCGCGAGGCAGGAAGAGGTGTCATCACAACAATTGCAAGATACGCATCTCATGTTGCTCAAAGATGGCCATTGTCTTAAAGATCATGTTTTGGATGCGTGTCGGCTATCGGAACAAAGTGATAGCCAGGAATATCGCGCAACCAGTTTAAATACATTAATTCAGATGGTCATGAGTGGTTTGGGAACCACTTTCATTCCGCATATGGCGCTTGAGCAACTCGTTAGCCATTACAGTGAATTAACTGCCATTCACTTAAATGAACCGGGGCCACACCGACGTATTGCTCTTGTTTTCCGCCCCAATTATGCCGATGTAGAAACGTTGGAACAGTTAGCGACTATCAGTAAGCAAGCGCTTACATAA
- a CDS encoding LysR family transcriptional regulator, which translates to MLDINWLNTFVTLARLEHFGKTANELHMTQPNVSLHIKQLEQATRVKLIERNPFRLTQAGERLLQSAQNTLMELQVCQADLNAINELSQGTLTIAASDIISRLLLISPFQSFKKEFPGIDLSLLNTTSSQAAELVKSAKADLGFVIAQKESQPLHFIELQQVKWCALGNGLQEWQQGMMDENQEEPTLILLGHDTRTRDLIDLALPSLNLPNYRVMEVGSVDAQIDWAEAGFGVAIVPEFSLHPKLNLTTTITPLPHFPTTSLGYIVRQNQVLSRAIKQLLNWVDEEIVRTRASK; encoded by the coding sequence ATGTTAGACATCAACTGGCTCAACACCTTTGTAACGCTGGCTCGTCTTGAGCATTTTGGTAAAACGGCGAATGAGCTGCATATGACCCAGCCCAATGTCAGTCTGCATATCAAGCAGCTTGAACAAGCCACCAGAGTCAAATTAATTGAGCGCAACCCATTTCGTCTCACTCAAGCCGGTGAGCGTTTGTTGCAAAGTGCGCAAAATACCTTAATGGAATTGCAGGTATGCCAAGCGGATCTCAACGCAATCAATGAACTGAGCCAAGGCACACTCACGATTGCCGCCAGTGATATTATTTCACGCTTACTGCTGATTTCACCGTTCCAGTCGTTCAAAAAAGAATTTCCGGGCATCGACTTGTCTCTGCTCAACACTACCTCTTCACAAGCAGCAGAATTAGTCAAAAGCGCAAAAGCAGATTTGGGTTTTGTTATCGCACAGAAAGAAAGTCAGCCACTGCATTTTATCGAGTTGCAACAAGTAAAATGGTGTGCGTTGGGTAATGGATTACAAGAGTGGCAACAAGGCATGATGGATGAGAATCAAGAAGAACCCACGCTGATTCTCTTGGGGCACGATACCCGAACTCGAGATTTGATTGATCTTGCTTTGCCATCACTAAACCTCCCCAATTATCGAGTCATGGAAGTGGGCAGTGTGGACGCACAAATCGATTGGGCTGAAGCAGGCTTTGGTGTGGCGATCGTACCTGAGTTTTCACTGCACCCTAAACTCAACCTAACCACAACCATTACTCCGCTACCCCATTTTCCAACCACCAGCCTTGGCTATATCGTGCGACAAAACCAAGTGCTCTCAAGAGCGATAAAACAATTGCTCAATTGGGTTGATGAAGAGATTGTCAGAACGCGAGCAAGCAAATAA
- a CDS encoding type II secretion system protein, protein MKKMKGFTLIELVVVIAILGVLAVVALPRFQNMQREARINVIETLHATFEEAHQRLYAKAQIPGALIPQGEQFWVDVNGNGIIDSDSGDYDQSTLYGKDGIDIMMINETNIDNHQLLKLVDVSDELVAVVGDQKHQAYIGFDMLGNNDIKNGGCRIYYDQKKFQFSTSGC, encoded by the coding sequence ATGAAAAAAATGAAGGGATTCACGCTGATTGAGCTCGTGGTTGTCATTGCTATTTTGGGTGTTTTGGCTGTAGTCGCGTTACCTAGATTTCAAAACATGCAGCGTGAAGCTCGCATCAACGTAATCGAAACCTTGCACGCTACTTTTGAAGAAGCTCATCAAAGACTCTACGCAAAGGCACAGATTCCAGGTGCATTAATACCCCAAGGTGAACAATTTTGGGTAGACGTTAATGGTAACGGGATCATCGATAGCGACAGTGGCGACTACGACCAAAGTACGCTTTATGGTAAAGATGGTATCGACATCATGATGATTAATGAGACAAACATCGACAATCATCAACTGTTAAAACTGGTCGATGTGAGTGACGAATTAGTCGCGGTGGTGGGTGATCAAAAACATCAAGCTTATATTGGTTTCGATATGCTTGGGAACAACGATATTAAGAATGGCGGCTGCCGTATTTATTATGACCAAAAGAAATTCCAATTCTCAACGAGCGGTTGTTAA
- the katG gene encoding catalase/peroxidase HPI — protein sequence MTQQKANATGKCPVMHGSLTTNDRFEKDWWPKSLNLDILHQHDGKTNPMSANFNYQEEVKKLDFAALKQDLINLMTDSQSWWPADWGHYGGLMIRMTWHASGTYRIADGRGGAGTGNLRFAPLNSWPDNANLDKARRILWPIKKKYGNKLSWADLIAYAGTIAYESMGLKTYGFGFGREDIWHPEKDIYWGSEKEWLAPSSDPNSRYSGERDLANPLAAVMMGLIYVNPEGVDGKPDPLKTAHDVRVTFARMAMNDEETVALTAGGHTVGKAHGNGDAANLGPEPEGGELQDQALGWLNKKSRGIGNNSVTSGLEGAWTTEPTRWDDGYFELLLNYDWELTKSPAGAWQWEPVNIKEEHKPLDSENPSVRQNPIMTDADMAMKMDPEYRKISERFHNDPAYFSETFARAWFKLTHRDMGPKARYIGPDVPQENLIWQDPVPQGNTNYDVDAVKAQIASSGLSVSDMVATAWDSARTFRQSDKRGGANGARIRLAPQKDWQGNEPERLGRVLAVLEGIASNTGASIADVIVLAGNVGVEQAASAAGVSINVPFNPGRGDASQADTDIDSFEVLEPLHDGYRNWQKDNYVVTPEEMLLDRTQLMGLTAAEMTVLVGGMRVLGTNYAGTQHGVFTDRVGVLSNDFFVALTDMNYTWDPVGENLYEIRDRQTQSTKWTATRVDLVFGSNSVLRAYSELYAQDDNLTKFVEDFVAAWSKVMNADRFD from the coding sequence ATGACTCAACAGAAGGCAAACGCTACAGGAAAATGCCCAGTCATGCACGGTTCGTTGACGACGAATGACCGGTTTGAAAAAGACTGGTGGCCAAAGTCGCTCAACTTGGACATTCTTCATCAACATGATGGCAAAACCAACCCAATGTCCGCTAACTTCAATTACCAAGAAGAGGTTAAGAAGTTAGATTTTGCAGCGTTAAAACAAGATCTTATCAATCTTATGACTGACAGCCAGTCGTGGTGGCCCGCTGACTGGGGGCATTACGGTGGCTTGATGATTCGCATGACGTGGCATGCTTCTGGTACGTACCGTATCGCAGATGGTCGTGGTGGTGCAGGGACAGGCAACTTGCGTTTCGCCCCACTCAATTCATGGCCAGATAATGCCAACCTAGACAAAGCAAGACGTATTCTATGGCCAATCAAAAAGAAATACGGCAACAAATTAAGTTGGGCTGACCTAATTGCGTACGCAGGCACCATCGCGTACGAGTCGATGGGCTTGAAAACCTATGGTTTTGGTTTTGGTCGTGAAGATATCTGGCACCCTGAGAAAGACATCTACTGGGGCTCCGAAAAAGAGTGGCTTGCGCCATCAAGTGATCCCAACAGCCGTTATTCAGGTGAAAGAGATCTAGCCAACCCATTGGCGGCTGTAATGATGGGGCTGATTTATGTTAACCCTGAAGGTGTGGATGGTAAGCCTGATCCTCTAAAAACCGCGCATGATGTTCGAGTGACATTTGCCCGCATGGCAATGAACGACGAAGAGACAGTAGCGCTGACCGCTGGTGGTCATACTGTGGGTAAAGCACACGGTAACGGTGATGCGGCCAATTTAGGGCCTGAGCCTGAAGGTGGTGAATTACAAGACCAAGCACTCGGTTGGTTGAACAAAAAATCGCGTGGCATTGGTAATAATTCGGTGACCAGCGGATTAGAGGGGGCGTGGACGACGGAACCGACTCGCTGGGATGATGGCTATTTTGAGCTATTACTAAATTACGACTGGGAACTCACCAAGAGCCCTGCAGGAGCTTGGCAATGGGAACCCGTGAATATTAAAGAAGAGCACAAACCCCTCGACAGTGAAAACCCTTCGGTACGTCAAAACCCAATCATGACCGATGCAGATATGGCGATGAAAATGGATCCGGAATATCGCAAAATATCAGAGCGATTCCATAACGATCCTGCCTATTTCTCTGAGACGTTTGCTCGCGCTTGGTTTAAGTTAACCCACCGCGATATGGGACCGAAGGCTCGCTATATCGGCCCTGACGTTCCTCAAGAAAATCTTATTTGGCAAGACCCAGTGCCGCAGGGTAATACTAATTACGACGTCGATGCAGTGAAAGCGCAGATTGCCAGCAGCGGGTTATCGGTGAGTGACATGGTGGCGACTGCTTGGGACAGCGCGCGTACGTTCCGTCAATCAGACAAACGCGGTGGCGCAAACGGTGCGAGGATTCGTCTGGCACCGCAAAAAGATTGGCAGGGCAATGAGCCTGAGCGCCTAGGCAGAGTACTTGCGGTGCTTGAAGGGATCGCAAGTAATACAGGTGCGAGTATTGCGGATGTGATCGTATTAGCGGGTAATGTTGGGGTAGAGCAAGCGGCAAGTGCTGCGGGTGTCTCAATCAATGTTCCGTTTAATCCCGGCCGTGGAGATGCTTCGCAAGCCGACACGGATATTGACTCTTTTGAAGTGCTGGAGCCATTGCATGATGGTTATCGTAACTGGCAAAAAGACAACTACGTGGTCACACCTGAAGAAATGCTGCTTGATCGTACTCAGTTAATGGGACTAACTGCAGCAGAGATGACGGTTTTAGTCGGTGGTATGCGAGTTCTCGGCACTAACTACGCGGGTACTCAGCATGGCGTGTTTACCGATCGTGTAGGCGTGTTGAGTAATGATTTCTTTGTTGCGTTAACGGACATGAATTACACCTGGGATCCTGTAGGAGAGAATTTGTACGAAATACGCGATCGTCAAACTCAATCGACAAAATGGACAGCGACGCGTGTCGATTTAGTCTTTGGCTCTAACTCCGTTCTGAGAGCGTACTCAGAGCTGTATGCACAAGACGACAACTTGACTAAATTCGTTGAAGACTTCGTGGCGGCATGGAGCAAGGTAATGAATGCCGACCGTTTTGATTAA
- a CDS encoding transporter substrate-binding domain-containing protein, with amino-acid sequence MKKYVRNRISLRVVLGAMFVCCTIITAVTAISLQYYFSSKKELEHTLNRYNTIAASVSQNLSNLESLAENAARSGAQLVSLTGIDFADKRIVIPLSELLARDSNLHSIFVAKSNNDFFQLISLTSEDVRARVGAKNSDRWLLVLHQGEGKQRRKTSAFYDENFKQTASKVEFSNFLPTQRSWYENASTERIYATTPYLFNTLKVNGESFTIKVDGSDTVVGIDVLLSSLEKQLTSRFVENKKNLKAESFIFGGDGQLIATNKQIDIEDRIPLVTPVVLTEEQQAFVKSAPELKVSNQNDWGPLDYTVGGRPNGFTIDLFKMISEMTGLKFKFVNGRSWDELENDFSQGNIDILQSISDPSDFAQMGILGEVLYRGNFALLTKQENVGITTLESIQNQRIGILRGWSIQDNLLKAFPNLTLISYPSLHAAIDDVESGNIAAVLDMKQILQSKVQEKFRQGLKIVPIESPILPREFYYSIRKNIRSLLILSI; translated from the coding sequence GTGAAAAAGTACGTTCGCAATCGGATTTCGCTAAGAGTGGTACTTGGTGCTATGTTTGTATGCTGTACGATCATAACCGCCGTGACGGCGATATCGTTACAGTACTATTTTTCGAGTAAGAAAGAGTTAGAGCACACCTTAAATCGATACAATACTATTGCAGCAAGTGTTTCACAGAATCTATCAAATCTAGAAAGTTTGGCTGAAAATGCCGCGCGCAGTGGGGCGCAACTTGTCTCTCTTACCGGTATTGATTTTGCTGATAAACGGATTGTGATTCCTCTTTCTGAATTACTTGCGCGCGACTCAAACTTACATAGTATTTTTGTCGCGAAATCAAATAACGACTTTTTCCAACTTATCAGCCTGACGTCAGAAGATGTTAGGGCTCGTGTCGGCGCGAAAAACAGCGATCGATGGTTACTCGTTTTGCACCAAGGTGAAGGCAAGCAAAGACGTAAGACTTCGGCTTTTTATGACGAGAACTTTAAACAAACGGCGAGTAAAGTAGAATTTAGCAACTTTTTGCCGACTCAACGCAGTTGGTATGAAAATGCGAGCACGGAACGAATTTACGCAACCACACCTTATTTATTCAACACTCTAAAAGTGAACGGTGAGAGTTTCACTATCAAAGTTGACGGCTCTGATACGGTCGTTGGTATTGATGTATTGTTGTCTTCACTTGAAAAACAGCTCACGAGTCGCTTCGTCGAAAACAAAAAAAATCTCAAGGCGGAATCTTTTATCTTCGGCGGTGATGGTCAACTTATTGCCACCAATAAGCAGATCGATATTGAAGACCGTATTCCTCTCGTGACGCCTGTTGTTTTGACTGAAGAACAACAAGCATTCGTTAAATCAGCCCCTGAGCTCAAAGTTTCTAACCAAAATGATTGGGGGCCTCTTGATTATACGGTAGGGGGGCGTCCTAACGGTTTCACGATTGATTTGTTTAAAATGATATCAGAAATGACTGGGCTGAAATTTAAGTTCGTCAATGGACGCTCATGGGACGAGTTAGAGAATGATTTTTCTCAAGGCAATATAGATATATTGCAGTCGATCTCGGATCCAAGCGATTTTGCTCAAATGGGCATTTTGGGCGAGGTTTTGTATCGAGGTAACTTTGCTTTACTCACTAAGCAAGAGAATGTTGGCATTACAACGTTAGAATCCATTCAAAATCAGCGGATTGGTATATTGAGGGGTTGGAGTATTCAAGACAATTTGCTCAAGGCGTTTCCAAACTTGACGTTGATATCTTATCCGTCGTTGCATGCAGCGATAGATGATGTTGAATCGGGTAACATTGCGGCCGTGCTGGATATGAAGCAAATTCTACAAAGTAAAGTACAAGAAAAGTTTCGCCAAGGGTTGAAGATTGTTCCGATAGAATCACCAATTTTACCTCGTGAGTTTTACTATTCGATACGAAAGAATATCAGGAGCTTGCTGATATTATCGATTTAG
- a CDS encoding adenylosuccinate synthetase: MSSIVVVGANWGDEGKGRIVDYLADQASASIRFQGGNNAGHTVVNDFGTFKLHQLPSGVFNPDCIGVLGPGMVISPALLSAEIAEVEQSGVKVNLCISDRATLCLPLHAEEDTLEELRLGDGAYGSTRQGIAPCYGDRVMKKGILVGWLKQPEVLVERIQFMLDWKLPQLRALYPTFKFEQTAQEMADWLLEVSAPWRDSICNVTLPLKELQAESKTLLFEAQLGAGRDLVYGEYPWTTSSNCVSMYAGIGGGLPALRPERVIAVAKAFSSSVGTGTLITAMEEQDAFRELAGEFGATTGRPRDMGYFDAVATKNGVELQAATEIALTKVDCLTGLKDLKICVGYEGEHSENPIWPQTAALAPIYEKMESWSEDITGCRKFDELPLAAQKYVLRIEELMGVPVKMVSVGPGREQMIVR, from the coding sequence ATGTCGTCTATTGTTGTTGTGGGTGCAAACTGGGGTGATGAAGGTAAAGGCCGAATCGTGGATTATTTGGCAGACCAAGCATCAGCGAGTATTCGTTTCCAAGGTGGTAATAACGCGGGTCACACCGTAGTGAATGACTTTGGTACTTTTAAGTTACACCAACTTCCTAGCGGCGTATTTAACCCTGACTGTATCGGTGTGTTAGGCCCTGGTATGGTAATCAGCCCAGCATTACTATCTGCTGAGATTGCAGAAGTTGAGCAATCTGGCGTAAAAGTTAATTTGTGCATTTCTGATCGCGCAACACTATGTCTGCCACTACACGCTGAAGAAGATACGCTAGAAGAGCTTCGTCTAGGCGACGGCGCATACGGTTCAACTCGTCAAGGTATTGCACCTTGCTACGGTGACCGTGTAATGAAAAAAGGCATTCTAGTTGGTTGGTTAAAACAACCAGAAGTATTGGTAGAGCGCATTCAATTTATGTTGGATTGGAAACTGCCTCAACTGCGTGCGCTTTACCCAACATTCAAGTTTGAGCAAACTGCACAAGAAATGGCGGATTGGTTGCTAGAAGTATCAGCACCTTGGCGTGATTCTATCTGCAACGTAACGCTACCACTAAAAGAGCTACAAGCAGAAAGCAAAACGCTATTGTTTGAAGCGCAACTTGGTGCGGGTCGTGACCTTGTTTACGGTGAATACCCTTGGACAACCTCATCTAACTGTGTGTCTATGTACGCAGGCATTGGTGGTGGTTTACCAGCACTTCGCCCAGAGCGCGTTATTGCGGTAGCGAAAGCATTTAGCTCATCAGTGGGTACGGGCACGCTAATCACTGCAATGGAAGAGCAAGATGCATTCCGTGAATTAGCAGGTGAGTTTGGTGCAACTACTGGTCGCCCTCGTGATATGGGTTACTTTGACGCAGTAGCGACTAAAAATGGTGTTGAGCTACAAGCAGCAACAGAAATCGCACTGACTAAAGTGGACTGCCTAACTGGCCTTAAAGATCTTAAGATCTGTGTTGGTTACGAAGGTGAACACAGTGAAAACCCAATCTGGCCTCAAACTGCAGCGCTAGCACCAATCTACGAGAAGATGGAAAGCTGGAGCGAAGACATCACCGGTTGTCGTAAGTTTGATGAGCTACCACTAGCAGCGCAAAAATACGTACTACGTATTGAAGAGCTAATGGGTGTGCCAGTTAAGATGGTGTCAGTTGGCCCAGGCCGTGAGCAAATGATTGTTCGCTAA